DNA from Amorphoplanes friuliensis DSM 7358:
ACCCCTTGTCCTCTTGAACGATCCAATTCGCATCCGGCATCATTGGATCGATCAAGTTTCTGGAATGTTTCGCACTTTGCTCCACGACCCGGCTACCTGTCAAGACCGCTGAGGGGATCCCATGAACCGTCTTCAGCCGCTGCTGCACGACCTCGTCGCGACCGTTGCCGCGCCCACGTCGGCGCTGGCCGGACCCGACGGCCAGGTCCGCACGGCCGGGGTCCAGGGTGTCTTCCACGCCGACGCGCGGGTGCTCTCCGAGGCGGTGCTGCGTCTGGACGACCGCGAGACCGAGCCGATCGGTCACGCGGACGCCGGCGCCGGGACCACCCACTTCGTCTCGCTCGCCCGCTGGCTCGGTGATCCCGGCCCCGACCCGACCGTGCGGGTCCAGCGGACGCGGATCATCACGCCCGGTCTGCTCGAGGAGCGGATCACGATCGCCTCCGGGGCCGCGGGGCAGGTCAGCACCACGGTCACCGTCGATCTTGCCGTCGACCTCGCCCCCATCGAGGTCGTCAAGTCGGGCAGCCGGGGCACGCCGATCGCCGCCCATCGCTCCGCGGACGGCACCCTGACCTGGGAACGCGACGGGATCACGGTCACGGTCACCGCCCCGGAGGCCGAGACCGACAACCACGGGCGGCTGACCTGGGCGGTCACCCTCGGCCCGGGCGCCGATCAGACCCTGACCTTCTCGGTACGCGTGAACGACCCGTCCGCGGTGGTGCACGCCCCGGCCACCGCCCGCACCTGGAGTCCCGCCGAGGTGCGGTCCGGTGACCAGCGGCTGGGGCGGCTGGTCGCCCGCTCGCTGGACGACCTGCACGCCCTGCGGCTGGCCGACGGCGACGACGTCTACCTCGGAGCCGGGGTCCCGTGGTTCCTGACGCTGTTCGGCCGCGACAGCATCTGGGCGGCCCGCATGCTGCTGCCGCTCGGCACGGACGTGGCCGCCGGCACGCTGCGGGTCCTCGCCCGCCGCCAGGGCACGAGGACGGATCCGAACTCCGGCGAGGCTCCCGGCAAGATCCTGCACGAGCTGCGCCGCCAGGAGTTCGTTCTCGAGAGCAGCGGGCTGCACCTGCCCGCGGCCTACTACGGCACGATCGACGCCACGCCGCTGTGGATCAGCCTGCTGCACGACGCCTGGCGCTGGGGTCTGCCCGAGGCCGGGGCCGGTGAGCTGCTGCCGCACCTGCAGGCCGCCCTGAGCTGGCTGGACGGCCCCGCCGACCCGGACGGTGACGGCTTCCTCGAATATCTCGACACCACCGGGCGCGGCCTGGCCAACCAGGGCTGGAAGGATTCCGGCGACGCGGTCCGGTTCCACGACGGCCGCCTCGCCGAGCCACCGATCGCCCTCGCCGAGGTCCAGGGGTACGCCTACCGTGCGGCCCTGGACGGCGCCGCCCTGCTCGACGCGTTCGGTCAGCCGGGCGCCGACAGGCGGCGGGACTACGCCGGCACGCTGGCCGAGCGGTTCCGCGCGAAGTTCTGGGTCGACGGCGGCTACCCCGCGCTGGCCCTGGACCGCAACAAGCGCCCGGTCGATTCCCTGACCAGCAACATCGGTCACCTGCTCGGCACCGGCCTGCTGACCGAGGCCGAGGAGCGAGCCGTCGCCACCGCGCTCGGCGGCGACACCATGTCCGGTGGCTACGGGCTCCGCACGATGTCCGCCGGTGACGCCGGGTTCACGCCGCTGTCCTACCACTGCGGATCGGTGTGGACGCACGACACCGCGATCGTCGCCGCCGGACTGGCCCGCGCCGGGTTCGCCGCGGAAGCGACCACGCTGATCGACGGCCTGCTCACGGCCGGGGAGGCGTTCGGATATCGGCTGCCCGAGCTGCACGCCGGCGACGCCCGGTCCGCGCTGAGCCGGCCTATGCCCTACCCCGCGGCGTGCCGCCCGCAGGCCTGGTCGGCGGCGGCCGCCGTGCTGATGCTGCAGGCCACGCTCGGTCTGCAGCCCGACGTCCCGAACGGCCGGGTCCGGCTCGATCCGCTGGCCGGCGCGCCGTTCGGGCCGATCACGGCGACCGGACTGCGGATCGCCGGCCACGCCGTCGACGTCACCGTGGACGCGGCCGGGGCGGCAACGATCAGCGGGCTGCCGGCCGGGCTGACACTCGGCTGAGCCCGCGCGGCAAGCGCCGGACGATCAGCCGAGCAGCGGGTCGAGGCCGATGGTCAGACCCGGGCGGGACACCAGCGCGCGCACGGCCAGCAGCACACCCGGCATGAAGGAAGCCCGGTCGAGGCTGTCGTGACGAATGGTGAGCGTCTCTCCGGTCGTACCGAAAAGGACCTCCTGATGGGCGACCAGGCCGGACGCGCGGACGGCATGGACCCGGACGCCGTTGATGTCCGCGCCGCGGGCGTGATCGAACTCTTCCTTGGTCGCGTCGGGCATCGCACCGAGGCCGGCCTCGGCCCGGGCCGCGGCGATCACCTTCGCGGTGTGGGTCGCCGTGCCGCTCGGGGCGTCCAGCTTGCGCGGGTGGTGCTGCTCGATGATCTCGACGGACTCGAAGTAGCGGGCCGCCTTGGCCGCGAACTGCATCATCAGCACCGCGCCGATGCCGAAGTTGGGCGCGATGAGGACACCGGCCTCCGGCTTCTCCGACAGCCACGTGCGCACCTGGGCGAGACGCTCCTCGGAGAAGCCGCTGGTGCCCACGACCACGCTGATGCCCTGGCCGATGGCCCACCGCAGGTTGTCCATGACGACGTCAGGGGTGGTGAAATCGACCAGCACCCGCGCGCCCGCGTCCGCGACGGAGGCCAGCGGGTCACCCTGGTCGACCCTGGCCACCAGCTCGAGATCATCCGCGGCGTCGACCGCCTTGCACACCTCGAGGCCCATGCGTCCCCGGGCACCGAGAACGCCGACACGGATCGGTTCTGAAGTCACGCCCGACAACCTAACGCACCGGATCGGCGGGCTCGACCGCACGCCTCGACCGCCACCAGCGCTCGGCGAAGCCCACCACCAGGAAGACCCCGCCCACGTACGCCCACCCGACCAGCACGTCGATCACGTAGTGCTCACCCGAGTAGACCAGCGTGAACGTCATCGCCAGCGGATAGGCCAGCAGCAGCGGCCACCAGCGCTTCGCGACCATCGGCAGGAAGAACGCGACGGCCATCAGCGCGTACGCGGTGTGCAGGGACGGCATGGCCGCGACCGGATTGGAGGCCTCGACCTGCAGGGCGTTGAGGGTGTTGCCGGCGCTGTGCAGCCCCACTGCGTTCCAGCCGTTGGTCGAGATGCGCTCGACGTGCTCGGGCAACTGGCCGTAGAGCGAGGCCCACCACGGCGGCGCGGCCGGATAGAGGAAGTAGGTGATCAGACCGGCCACGCTGAGCGTGAACCAGCGCCGCATGAACCGGCCCCACTGCTCCCGCCACCGCAGCCACAGGATCACACCGACGGTCGGCACCGCGAGGAAGTGCGAGACGTAGACCAGGGAGACGGCCACCTCCCACCACTGCACGACGTTCGGCTGGTAGAGGTGCTGCTGCAGCCAGACCGTCGGCACCTCACCACCGGTGAACCAGCCGAACATCGCCTCGTCGGCGTCGATCAGCTCGTGGACGTGCGGCGCGAACAGGTCGTCGGCATAACCGCGGGAGATGTTGTAGACCACCAGCAGCAGCGAGATCGGCAGCCAGTCCCGCAGGAACAGCAGGTGACTGCGCCACGGCTGGTCGCTGCGCCACGCGATCGTGGCCAGCCACAGCCAGCCGAAGGCGATCAGCGGGTCGCTGGTCGGCACGCCGATGAAGTACGTGCCGACCGCGAACAACACCGCCCAGATCAGCATGCCGATGATCCGGCGCTTCCGCCGGTCCGGCGGCGCCTCTTCCTGTACGGGTGGTGGGGGGCTCAGGGTGGTCACGGCGTCCCAGGTTAGACGGGGGTGGAAAACGCGTTCTCGTCGAAGGGTCCAACGACCGCGAGCGACATCGGCTTCGACAGGAGTTCGGCGGCCAACACGTTGACCTCGTCGAGGGTTACCGCGTCGACCTCGGCCAGCAGCTCGTCGACACCCAGCAGGTCGCCGTGCAGCAGCTCGGACTTGGCCAGGCGGCTCATCCGCGAGCCCGTGTCCTCCAGGCCCAGGACGTACGAGCCCTTCACCATGCCCTTGCCGCGGGCCAGCTCGTCGGGCGTGATGCCCTCGGCCGCCACGACCGCCAGCTCGGCCCGGATCAGAGCGAGAACCTCTTCGGCCTTGCCCGGCGCACAGCCCGCGTAGACCGCAAAGAGGCCGGCGTCGGCGTACTGGCTGCCGTACGAGTAGACCGAGTAGGCGAGACCGCGCTTCTCCCGGATCTCCTGGAAGAGCCGGCTCGACATGCCGCCACCGAGGACGTTGTTGAGCACGCCCAGGGCAAAACGTCGCTCGTCGGCCCGGTCGATGCCCGCGCAGCCGAGCACGATGTGCGCCTGCTCGGTGTCGCGGTGGCGTACCAGGGTGGTGGGCTTGCGCGGGCGGGGACCGCCGCTGGAGGCACGCTTGGCCGCCGGTGACGCCTGGCCCTCGTCGAACGGGCTCCCGGCCAGCGCGGCCCGGACCAGCTTGACGACCCTGGTGTGGTCGAGGTTGCCGGCGGCCGTGATGACCACCTGCGGCGCCTTGTACCGGGAGCGGTAGAAGCGGTTGATCGTGACCCGGGTCATCGGGGAGATGGTCTCCTCGGTGCCCGAGATCAGCCGGCCCAGCGGGGTGTCCGCCCCGAAGATGGCCTGCGTGAAGACGTCGTGCACCTCGTCGCCGGGCTCGTCGTCGTGCATGGCGATCTCCTCGAGGATCACACCACGCTCGGTCTCGACGTCGGCCGGGTCGAGGATCGACCGCGACACGGCGTCACAGAGCACGTCCACGGCCAGCGGCAGATCGGCGTCGAGCACCCGCGCGTAATAGCAGGTGTACTCCTTCGTGGTGAAGGCGTTGGTCTCGCCGCCGACGGCCTCGATCTCCGCGGAGATCTCCAGGGCCGTGCGCTTCTCGGTGCCCTTGAAGAGCAGGTGCTCGAGGAAGTGCGAGGCACCCGACATCGCCGGGGTCTCGTCACGGGAGCCGACCGCGACCCACACGCCGAGAGCGGCGCTGCGGGTCGTCGGGATCGCCTCGGTGATGATGCGCAGCCCGGACGGCAGGACGGTCTTTTTCACACCGTCTTGCAGGGTCCGGGTGGAAACGCGGGCCGGCCTTTCGGCCGGCCCGCGGGAACTCTCTGTCATGCGTGAATCAGTTGCGGTCGCCGCTGGGACGCTGGCGACGGCGGCGGGGCTCGCCACCACCCTCACCACGCGGGCCACGGTCCTCGCGCGGCGGGCGTCCGCCGTTGTCCGCACCCGCAGCAGCGGCGGGGGCACCCTCGGCGGCAGCCGGAGCTTCCTCACCCTCGGGGCGGACCTTGTCGAGGTAGATCTTGCCGCGGTTGTCGATGTCCGCGATCGAGACCTCGACCTTGTCGCCGACGTTGAGGAAGTCCTCGACCTTGTCGACGCGCTTGCCGTCGCCCACCTTGGAGATGTGGAGCAGGCCGTCACGGCCGGGCAGCAGCGAGATGAACGCGCCGAACGCGGCCGTCTTGACCACGGTGCCGAGGAACTTGTCGCCGGCCTTCGGCATCGTCGGGTTCGCGATGGCGTTGATCCGCTCCACCGCGGCCTCGGCCGCCGGGCCGTTGGTCGCACCGACGTAGATCGTGCCGTCGTCCTCGATCGAGATGTCGGCGCCGGTCTCGTCCTGGATCGCGTTGATCGTCTGGCCCTTCGGGCCGATGACCATGCCGATCTTGTCGACCGGGATCTTCACGCTGGTGACGCGCGGGGCGTACTCGGACATCTCGGCCGGGCTGTTGATGGCCGCGTCCATGACACCGAGGATCGTCGTGCGGGCGTCGTGCGCCTGCTGCAGAGCGGCCGCGAGCACGTCCGACGGGATGCCGTCGAGCTTGGTGTCGAGCTGCAGCGCCGTGACGAACTCCGGCGTACCGGCGACCTTGAAGTCCATGTCACCGAACGCATCCTCGGCACCGAGGATGTCGGTCAGCGTCACGTACTGGGTCTTGCCGTCGACCTCGTCGGAGATGAGGCCCATGGCGATGCCGGCGACCGGCGCCTTCAGCGGCACACCGGCGCTGAGCAGGGCCAGCGTCGAGGCGCAGACCGAACCCATCGAGGTGGAGCCGTTGGAGCCGAGGGCCTCGGAGACCTGACGGATGGCGTACGGGAACTCCTCGCGCGTCGGCAGCACGGGAACGAGGGCCCGCTCGGCCAGCGCGCCGTGACCGATCTCGCGGCGCTTCGGCGAACCGACCCGGCCGGTCTCACCGGTCGAGTACGGCGGGAAGTTGTAGTTGTGCATGTAGCGCTTGTGCTTGTCGGGCGAGAGCGTGTCCAGGGACTGCTCGAGCCGGAGCATGTTGAGCGTGGTGACACCCAGGATCTGGGTCTCGCCCCGCTCGAACAGCGCCGAACCGTGGACCCGGGGCAGCACGCCGACCTCGGCGATCAGCGGGCGGATGTCACGCGGGCCGCGGCCGTCCATGCGGACCTGCTCGCGCAGGACGCGGTTGCGGACCTCGGACTTGGTGACCGAGCGGAACGCCGCGCTGACTTCCTTCTCACGACCCTCGAACTGCGGGCCGACGGTCTCGACCATCTTGGCCTTGACGCGGTCCAGAGCCTCTTCGCGGTCGGCCTTGCCGGCGATCTTCAGCGCCTCGGCGAGCTCACCGCGGGCGGCGTCGGAGACAGCGGCGTAGACGTCGTCCTGGTAGTCCAGGAAGACGGGGTATTCGAGGACCGGCTTCGCGGCGACCTCGGCCAGCTCGCTCTGCGCGCGGCACAGCTCGCGGATGGCCGGCTTGGCGGCCTCCAGCCCGCTGGCGACGACCTCCTCGGTCGGCTTCGGCGCGCCGGCAGCGATCAGGGTCAGCGCCTGCGGAGTGGCCTCGGCCTCGACCATCATGATCGCGACCTCGCCGTCCGGCAGCGTACGGCCGGCGACGATCATGTCGAAGGTGGCGCGGGCCAGCTCCTCCAGCGTGGGGAAGTTGACCCACTGGCCGTCGATGTGCGCGACGCGGGTCGAGCCGACCGGGCCGCTGAAGGGCAGGCCGGACAGCTTCGTCGACATCGAGGCGCCGTTCATGGCGACGACGTCGTACGGGTGCTCCGGGTCGAGCGCGAGGACGGTCTCGACGACCTGGACCTCGTTGCGCAGGCCCTTGGTGAACGACGGGCGCAGCGGCCGGTCGATCAGGCGGCAGGTGAGGATGGCGTCCTCGCTGGGACGGCCCTCACGCCGGAAGAACGAGCCGGGGATGCGGCCCACGGCGTACATCCGCTCCTCGACGTCGACCGTCAGCGGGAAGAAGTCGAAGTGCTCCTTCGGCTGCTTGCCGGCGGTGGTGGCGGAGAGAACGGTGGTCTCGCCCAGCTGGACGATGACCGAACCGGCGGCCTGGCGGGCCAGCCGGCCGGTGGAGAAAGTGATCTCGCGGGTGCCGAACGACCCGTTGTCGATGACGGCGGTGCGAGTTTCGGTGCCGAGAGCTTTCTGCTCAGACATGTGGTGCGGTACTCCTTCGTCGAGGACCCGGCGGTTCACACAGCGCGGAGAAAGGCTGGCCGGTCTTCGATCGAAGTGCCCGAGATTCAATGCTCGGGAACCACTACCGAGGACCGGGGCCGGAGGCCTGGTGCCGCGCGGGTCCGTGGGTAAAGCTACGGGGGAGCAACCAGGTGGTCACTCCCCCGTCAAATCAGCGGCGCAGGCCGAGACGCTCGATCAGCGTCCGGTAGCGCGCGATGTCCTTCTTCTGGACGTAGTTCAGCAGGCGGCGGCGACGGCCGACCAGCAGCAGCAGACCACGACGGCTGTGGTGGTCGTGCTTGTGCACCTTCAGGTGCTCGGTCAGGTCGGCGATCCGCTTGGTGAGCATCGCGACCTGGACCTCGGGCGAACCCGTGTCGCCCTCGAGGGTCGCGTACTCGGTCATGATCTTGGTCTTGGTCTCTTGGTCGAGCGCCATGTTCTCCGTGATTCTGTGTTGCCGATGTCTACGGTGTCCCGCCCGAAGAAGGGCGGGCTCGCGGCCCGCGGCGTCGGGCAGGCAGGCGAGTCCGGTCGTCGGATGTGCCGACGTCCCGGCAAGCTTATCAGCAGCTCAGATCGAAGGCCGGGCGAGCACGCGTCGCGTCTCCTCCACGTCCTCCCGGATCTGCGCGACCAGCGGCTCGATGCCGGTGTAGACGCGCTGTTCGCGCAGGTGGGCGACGAAGTCGAGGCTCACACGCTCGCCGTACAGATCACCGGCGAAGTCGAGGACGTAGGCCTCGACCCGGCGCTCCCGGCCGTTGAACGTCGGGTTGGTCCCGACCGACACCGAGGCCGGCAGCGGACCGCCGTTCTTGCCACCGCGGATCAGCCACGCCGCATAGACACCGTCGGCCGGAATCGCGGCGTACCGGTGGCACATCAGGTTGGCGGTCGGGAAGCCGATCTCACGTCCGCGCTGGTCACCACGCACGACCACACCACCCAGGCGGTGCGGCCGGCCGAGCGCGGCAGCAGCGGCCGCGACGTCCCCGGCGTCGACACAACTGCGGATGTACGTGGAGGAGAAGATCAGCCCCTCCTCGGCGACCAGGGGCGCCTCCTCGACGGTGAAGCCGAAGGTGCGCCCGAGGGCCGTGAGCATGGTCAGGTCACCGGCGGCCTTGTGCCCGAACCGGAAGTTGTCCCCCTCGACCACCACCGCCGCGTGCAGCGCCTCGACCAGCACGTCGTGCACGAACTCCTCGGCGGTGAGCTGCGAGAACGCCGGGGTGAAGGGCACGACGCAGAGGGCGTCGACAC
Protein-coding regions in this window:
- a CDS encoding bifunctional riboflavin kinase/FAD synthetase gives rise to the protein MQRWRGYEAVPGGFGRSVVTIGVFDGVHRGHQAIIGHTVKRARDLGLQSVVVTFDPHPAEVVRPGSHPAVLTEPVRKAELIEQLGVDALCVVPFTPAFSQLTAEEFVHDVLVEALHAAVVVEGDNFRFGHKAAGDLTMLTALGRTFGFTVEEAPLVAEEGLIFSSTYIRSCVDAGDVAAAAAALGRPHRLGGVVVRGDQRGREIGFPTANLMCHRYAAIPADGVYAAWLIRGGKNGGPLPASVSVGTNPTFNGRERRVEAYVLDFAGDLYGERVSLDFVAHLREQRVYTGIEPLVAQIREDVEETRRVLARPSI
- the dapB gene encoding 4-hydroxy-tetrahydrodipicolinate reductase: MGLEVCKAVDAADDLELVARVDQGDPLASVADAGARVLVDFTTPDVVMDNLRWAIGQGISVVVGTSGFSEERLAQVRTWLSEKPEAGVLIAPNFGIGAVLMMQFAAKAARYFESVEIIEQHHPRKLDAPSGTATHTAKVIAAARAEAGLGAMPDATKEEFDHARGADINGVRVHAVRASGLVAHQEVLFGTTGETLTIRHDSLDRASFMPGVLLAVRALVSRPGLTIGLDPLLG
- a CDS encoding amylo-alpha-1,6-glucosidase, producing MNRLQPLLHDLVATVAAPTSALAGPDGQVRTAGVQGVFHADARVLSEAVLRLDDRETEPIGHADAGAGTTHFVSLARWLGDPGPDPTVRVQRTRIITPGLLEERITIASGAAGQVSTTVTVDLAVDLAPIEVVKSGSRGTPIAAHRSADGTLTWERDGITVTVTAPEAETDNHGRLTWAVTLGPGADQTLTFSVRVNDPSAVVHAPATARTWSPAEVRSGDQRLGRLVARSLDDLHALRLADGDDVYLGAGVPWFLTLFGRDSIWAARMLLPLGTDVAAGTLRVLARRQGTRTDPNSGEAPGKILHELRRQEFVLESSGLHLPAAYYGTIDATPLWISLLHDAWRWGLPEAGAGELLPHLQAALSWLDGPADPDGDGFLEYLDTTGRGLANQGWKDSGDAVRFHDGRLAEPPIALAEVQGYAYRAALDGAALLDAFGQPGADRRRDYAGTLAERFRAKFWVDGGYPALALDRNKRPVDSLTSNIGHLLGTGLLTEAEERAVATALGGDTMSGGYGLRTMSAGDAGFTPLSYHCGSVWTHDTAIVAAGLARAGFAAEATTLIDGLLTAGEAFGYRLPELHAGDARSALSRPMPYPAACRPQAWSAAAAVLMLQATLGLQPDVPNGRVRLDPLAGAPFGPITATGLRIAGHAVDVTVDAAGAATISGLPAGLTLG
- a CDS encoding M16 family metallopeptidase, whose amino-acid sequence is MTESSRGPAERPARVSTRTLQDGVKKTVLPSGLRIITEAIPTTRSAALGVWVAVGSRDETPAMSGASHFLEHLLFKGTEKRTALEISAEIEAVGGETNAFTTKEYTCYYARVLDADLPLAVDVLCDAVSRSILDPADVETERGVILEEIAMHDDEPGDEVHDVFTQAIFGADTPLGRLISGTEETISPMTRVTINRFYRSRYKAPQVVITAAGNLDHTRVVKLVRAALAGSPFDEGQASPAAKRASSGGPRPRKPTTLVRHRDTEQAHIVLGCAGIDRADERRFALGVLNNVLGGGMSSRLFQEIREKRGLAYSVYSYGSQYADAGLFAVYAGCAPGKAEEVLALIRAELAVVAAEGITPDELARGKGMVKGSYVLGLEDTGSRMSRLAKSELLHGDLLGVDELLAEVDAVTLDEVNVLAAELLSKPMSLAVVGPFDENAFSTPV
- a CDS encoding polyribonucleotide nucleotidyltransferase, yielding MSEQKALGTETRTAVIDNGSFGTREITFSTGRLARQAAGSVIVQLGETTVLSATTAGKQPKEHFDFFPLTVDVEERMYAVGRIPGSFFRREGRPSEDAILTCRLIDRPLRPSFTKGLRNEVQVVETVLALDPEHPYDVVAMNGASMSTKLSGLPFSGPVGSTRVAHIDGQWVNFPTLEELARATFDMIVAGRTLPDGEVAIMMVEAEATPQALTLIAAGAPKPTEEVVASGLEAAKPAIRELCRAQSELAEVAAKPVLEYPVFLDYQDDVYAAVSDAARGELAEALKIAGKADREEALDRVKAKMVETVGPQFEGREKEVSAAFRSVTKSEVRNRVLREQVRMDGRGPRDIRPLIAEVGVLPRVHGSALFERGETQILGVTTLNMLRLEQSLDTLSPDKHKRYMHNYNFPPYSTGETGRVGSPKRREIGHGALAERALVPVLPTREEFPYAIRQVSEALGSNGSTSMGSVCASTLALLSAGVPLKAPVAGIAMGLISDEVDGKTQYVTLTDILGAEDAFGDMDFKVAGTPEFVTALQLDTKLDGIPSDVLAAALQQAHDARTTILGVMDAAINSPAEMSEYAPRVTSVKIPVDKIGMVIGPKGQTINAIQDETGADISIEDDGTIYVGATNGPAAEAAVERINAIANPTMPKAGDKFLGTVVKTAAFGAFISLLPGRDGLLHISKVGDGKRVDKVEDFLNVGDKVEVSIADIDNRGKIYLDKVRPEGEEAPAAAEGAPAAAAGADNGGRPPREDRGPRGEGGGEPRRRRQRPSGDRN
- the rpsO gene encoding 30S ribosomal protein S15: MALDQETKTKIMTEYATLEGDTGSPEVQVAMLTKRIADLTEHLKVHKHDHHSRRGLLLLVGRRRRLLNYVQKKDIARYRTLIERLGLRR
- a CDS encoding phosphatase PAP2 family protein, whose product is MLIWAVLFAVGTYFIGVPTSDPLIAFGWLWLATIAWRSDQPWRSHLLFLRDWLPISLLLVVYNISRGYADDLFAPHVHELIDADEAMFGWFTGGEVPTVWLQQHLYQPNVVQWWEVAVSLVYVSHFLAVPTVGVILWLRWREQWGRFMRRWFTLSVAGLITYFLYPAAPPWWASLYGQLPEHVERISTNGWNAVGLHSAGNTLNALQVEASNPVAAMPSLHTAYALMAVAFFLPMVAKRWWPLLLAYPLAMTFTLVYSGEHYVIDVLVGWAYVGGVFLVVGFAERWWRSRRAVEPADPVR